A single region of the Chitinophaga niabensis genome encodes:
- a CDS encoding GH116 family glycosyl-hydrolase — translation MALPRRHFLRNMGIMASGFLLSKLPASGIGGFQSAPHNIPVSKNLDPTWVRSLYQRGKATTYTKSRGELKYIGMPVGGIGCGTLYLGGDGKLWLWDIFNENQEGVDPRQIPWPEALHEGAKVRSRDGANYIAPTVAADKRVLDQGFSVEYMLNGKPVVKQLSAEDWKEVRFEATYPVATVTYIEFPLEITMKAFSPFIPLDADNSGLPATILSFQVKNKGKENLDVQFTGRLENGVGIATGPREGGKVEEARRAKYTSVVYSSTVAAPARDAGTICFSVLDPTAVAELNAAITGSTTGFLKSRISVPAGSTSSPLDFIISWHFKNTGTLEKLVADAASGNYYSSKFKDALAVTQYIVDNFDHLRDTTFKWHRTWYDSTLPWWFMERTFLNISCLATTTAHRFATGRFWAWEGVGACEGTCTHVWQYAQAMGRIFPSIEKDLRERVDLGVGFVPETGMIWFRAENAKHPAIDGQAGTVLRFYREHTMSADSSFLKRNWSSIKKAITFIFNQDKNGDGMEDTPLENTLDAVWDGEIAWIVGLCIAAVRAGEVMAIEMGDASFAALCAKYVAAGRKNMETSLFNGEYFIHRPDAVLGRKKLGSYNTSHIDQVYGQAWAHQVGLGRILDKAKTVSALKALWKYNFTPDVGPYIKTHKGGRPYALAGEGGMIMNTNPRNEAKPYGESETWQLGYFHECMSGFEHQVAAHMMAEGLTDEAMILTRTVHDRYHAAKRNPFNEIECSDHYARAMASYGTFITACGFEYHGPSGYIAFAPRISASDFKAPFTGAEGWGTYSQQSGKAFSAEISMGYGHLDLQRIVLAVGFAARKVSVTLDGKAVPAAFKWKDGKIDIGFTERWTVEGVLGVKVS, via the coding sequence ATGGCTCTTCCACGCAGGCATTTTCTCCGGAACATGGGAATCATGGCATCCGGCTTTCTTCTCAGTAAACTACCGGCTTCCGGGATTGGCGGGTTTCAATCTGCGCCGCATAATATTCCAGTTTCCAAGAACCTCGATCCTACATGGGTGCGTTCGCTGTATCAGCGAGGTAAAGCTACTACTTATACTAAAAGTCGCGGTGAATTAAAATACATCGGTATGCCGGTGGGCGGGATCGGATGTGGTACTTTGTATCTCGGGGGAGATGGGAAATTATGGCTCTGGGATATCTTCAATGAAAACCAGGAAGGAGTTGATCCCCGGCAGATCCCATGGCCGGAGGCCTTGCATGAAGGAGCGAAAGTGCGTTCCAGGGATGGGGCGAATTATATTGCGCCTACTGTGGCTGCTGATAAACGTGTGTTGGATCAGGGTTTTTCTGTGGAGTATATGCTGAATGGGAAGCCTGTTGTAAAACAATTAAGTGCAGAAGATTGGAAGGAAGTTCGTTTTGAAGCTACATATCCTGTGGCTACGGTTACTTACATCGAATTCCCATTAGAGATCACTATGAAAGCGTTCTCTCCTTTCATACCGCTGGATGCAGATAATTCCGGATTGCCGGCTACTATACTTTCTTTCCAGGTGAAAAATAAGGGTAAGGAAAACCTTGATGTGCAGTTTACCGGGCGTTTGGAAAACGGGGTGGGTATTGCTACAGGGCCACGTGAAGGAGGGAAGGTTGAAGAAGCGCGCAGGGCAAAATACACGTCTGTTGTTTATTCTTCCACAGTAGCGGCTCCTGCAAGGGATGCAGGCACTATTTGTTTTTCAGTGCTGGACCCCACGGCTGTTGCTGAACTTAACGCAGCTATTACCGGTAGCACAACTGGTTTCCTGAAATCCAGGATTAGCGTTCCTGCAGGCAGCACTTCTTCTCCATTGGATTTTATTATCTCCTGGCATTTTAAAAATACCGGCACACTGGAAAAACTGGTGGCGGATGCGGCTTCCGGGAATTACTATTCTTCGAAGTTCAAAGATGCGCTGGCGGTTACGCAATACATCGTTGATAATTTCGATCATCTTAGGGATACTACTTTCAAATGGCATCGCACCTGGTATGACAGTACCTTGCCCTGGTGGTTCATGGAGCGGACTTTTTTGAATATCTCCTGTTTGGCCACCACTACGGCACACCGTTTTGCGACCGGGCGTTTCTGGGCTTGGGAAGGTGTTGGCGCTTGTGAAGGTACCTGTACCCACGTTTGGCAATATGCGCAGGCCATGGGGCGGATCTTTCCTTCCATTGAGAAAGATCTGCGGGAGCGGGTGGACCTTGGAGTTGGGTTTGTTCCTGAAACAGGGATGATTTGGTTCCGGGCAGAGAATGCGAAACATCCTGCTATTGATGGTCAGGCGGGGACGGTGTTGCGTTTTTACAGGGAGCATACGATGTCTGCGGATTCCTCCTTTTTAAAGCGTAACTGGTCTTCTATTAAAAAGGCAATTACCTTCATTTTTAACCAGGATAAAAATGGAGATGGGATGGAAGATACGCCGCTGGAGAATACCCTCGATGCTGTATGGGATGGGGAGATTGCCTGGATCGTGGGATTATGCATTGCTGCTGTGCGTGCTGGCGAAGTAATGGCGATTGAAATGGGGGACGCTTCGTTCGCTGCTCTTTGTGCTAAGTATGTTGCTGCCGGCCGTAAAAACATGGAGACTTCACTCTTTAATGGAGAATATTTTATTCACAGGCCGGATGCCGTTCTTGGCCGTAAGAAACTAGGTTCTTATAATACCAGCCATATTGATCAGGTGTATGGGCAGGCCTGGGCTCACCAGGTTGGGCTGGGACGTATACTCGATAAGGCAAAGACGGTTTCTGCTTTGAAAGCGCTCTGGAAGTATAATTTCACGCCGGATGTAGGGCCTTATATTAAAACACATAAAGGTGGCAGGCCTTATGCGCTTGCCGGTGAGGGTGGGATGATCATGAACACGAATCCCCGCAATGAGGCGAAACCCTATGGGGAGAGTGAGACCTGGCAGCTGGGGTATTTTCATGAATGCATGAGTGGGTTTGAGCATCAGGTGGCGGCGCATATGATGGCTGAGGGTCTTACTGACGAGGCTATGATATTAACGCGTACTGTGCATGATCGATACCATGCCGCTAAGCGGAATCCTTTCAATGAGATTGAGTGTAGTGATCACTATGCCCGTGCGATGGCGAGTTATGGGACTTTTATTACGGCTTGTGGCTTTGAGTATCATGGGCCTTCCGGGTATATTGCTTTCGCTCCGCGGATTTCTGCCTCTGATTTTAAAGCTCCGTTTACGGGGGCTGAGGGTTGGGGGACTTATTCTCAGCAAAGTGGGAAGGCTTTTTCTGCAGAGATTTCTATGGGTTATGGGCATTTGGATCTTCAACGGATTGTGTTGGCTGTTGGGTTTGCTGCGCGAAAGGTTTCTGTTACTTTGGATGGGAAAGCTGTACCTGCTGCTTTTAAGTGGAAGGATGGTAAGATAGATATCGGCTTTACTGAGAGATGGACGGTTGAGGGGGTGTTGGGGGTTAAGGTGAGCTAG
- a CDS encoding carboxypeptidase regulatory-like domain-containing protein, translating to MYRLLLITLCCFQLSASAQTVRGNIMGKDSLPLAGVFIQNIQSKVYTVSNGDGYFNISAGPLDTLFFRAPGHIPISFRALSLPAIIYLPGEIVQLAGVEIVKKTHRADSIALRENYGKNFNFRRPKFQEVVILGFPGIALNIHQFYRALKLKHNKQQMTFKRRLQEYEQEKYVTQFFTPELVNRYSGLEGDSLKQFMLHHPPSYQFMKDASTYDLLLYIKQAAATFRKGG from the coding sequence ATGTACAGGCTTCTCTTGATAACATTATGCTGCTTTCAGCTCAGCGCTTCAGCACAAACCGTGCGGGGGAATATCATGGGCAAAGATTCCCTTCCCCTGGCAGGCGTATTTATTCAGAACATTCAATCCAAAGTATACACCGTATCTAACGGGGACGGCTACTTCAACATTTCCGCAGGTCCGCTGGATACACTTTTTTTCAGAGCGCCGGGCCATATCCCCATTTCATTCCGCGCCCTTTCCTTACCGGCAATTATTTACTTACCCGGCGAGATCGTACAACTGGCCGGTGTGGAAATCGTCAAAAAAACCCACAGGGCAGACTCCATAGCCCTGCGCGAGAACTACGGGAAGAACTTTAACTTCCGCAGGCCCAAATTCCAGGAGGTGGTAATATTAGGCTTTCCCGGAATAGCCCTGAACATTCACCAATTCTACAGGGCATTGAAGCTGAAGCACAACAAACAACAAATGACCTTCAAACGGCGCTTACAGGAATATGAACAGGAAAAATACGTGACCCAGTTCTTCACACCGGAGCTGGTGAACAGGTATTCCGGCCTGGAAGGGGACAGTCTTAAACAATTCATGCTGCACCACCCGCCCAGCTACCAGTTCATGAAAGATGCCTCCACTTATGATCTGTTACTGTACATCAAACAGGCAGCCGCAACTTTCCGGAAAGGAGGATAA
- a CDS encoding glycoside hydrolase family 28 protein: MKEISRRKWLGVFTTAAVGAGVLNTSSASAADKAKTATFNIKDYGAVGDGKTLNTKAIQKAIDTCHQQNGGTVIIPAGVFICSTLELKSNVTLHVTAGGKLLGSPKREDYTAGKGVPESNGNIVFLYAANANNVSIEGKGTIDGNGLAFYNGKGDNTGPGQRGIGGNFDRPHLAVFYQCTDLTLRDAKLLASAYHCVRILQCKHVHIDGIYIYNRVNKNNDGFHFNSCEYVHMINCDVLCQDDACALFGSNKFVTITNCSFSTRWAIFRFGGGQSQNITITNCLIYETYGCAIKISAGKAGIENLSFSNITMRNVTGPIGIGFSGGEGAFIRNVTFSNIRATVVAQPVPHPDIHFELNFKEGEKNSCITLNAMGSHYLENISFSDVHVKYAGGGTAEQAKKVVPEIAAEYFGVWDQLPGGPPAYGMYARNVKGLTLQNVRFEHELPEARPAIILDNVEDAAINGLSIQGTEADAAIRCINSKDILITAARLLSPANKFLLTTGDQCRNIKVEGGDLSKEKGA; the protein is encoded by the coding sequence ATGAAAGAGATCTCCCGCCGCAAATGGCTGGGCGTATTTACTACAGCTGCCGTAGGAGCAGGTGTACTGAATACCTCCAGTGCCAGCGCTGCTGACAAAGCAAAAACAGCGACCTTCAACATCAAAGATTATGGTGCTGTCGGGGATGGTAAAACCCTGAACACCAAAGCTATTCAGAAAGCCATTGATACCTGCCACCAGCAAAATGGCGGCACCGTCATTATTCCGGCAGGTGTTTTTATCTGCTCCACGCTGGAACTAAAATCCAACGTTACACTGCATGTAACTGCCGGAGGCAAATTACTCGGAAGCCCCAAACGCGAGGATTACACCGCGGGTAAAGGAGTGCCGGAAAGCAATGGCAACATTGTATTCCTTTATGCTGCGAACGCAAACAATGTATCCATAGAAGGAAAAGGCACAATAGATGGCAACGGCCTCGCCTTCTACAATGGTAAAGGAGATAATACCGGCCCCGGGCAAAGAGGCATCGGCGGAAATTTCGACCGCCCGCACCTCGCTGTATTTTACCAGTGTACAGATCTCACCCTGAGAGATGCAAAGCTACTTGCCAGCGCCTACCACTGCGTAAGGATACTCCAGTGCAAACATGTTCACATAGATGGCATCTACATTTACAACCGCGTCAACAAGAACAACGATGGCTTCCATTTCAACAGTTGCGAATACGTACACATGATCAACTGTGACGTACTCTGCCAGGATGATGCCTGCGCCCTTTTTGGCAGCAATAAATTTGTGACCATCACCAATTGCTCCTTCAGTACCCGCTGGGCCATTTTTCGTTTCGGAGGAGGCCAGAGCCAGAACATCACCATTACTAATTGCCTGATCTATGAAACCTATGGCTGTGCCATTAAGATCAGCGCAGGAAAAGCAGGCATAGAAAATCTCAGTTTCTCCAATATCACCATGCGGAATGTAACCGGCCCAATTGGCATTGGATTCAGCGGAGGGGAAGGAGCTTTTATCAGGAATGTGACTTTTTCCAACATACGCGCCACGGTTGTAGCACAACCCGTTCCGCATCCGGATATCCATTTCGAGCTGAATTTTAAAGAAGGGGAGAAGAATTCCTGTATCACATTGAATGCCATGGGTTCCCATTACCTGGAGAACATCTCCTTTTCAGACGTACATGTGAAATATGCCGGTGGCGGCACAGCAGAACAGGCAAAAAAGGTAGTCCCGGAAATAGCTGCTGAATACTTCGGGGTTTGGGACCAGCTCCCCGGAGGCCCTCCTGCTTACGGCATGTATGCCCGTAATGTAAAAGGCCTCACTTTGCAGAATGTACGTTTTGAACATGAATTACCGGAAGCAAGGCCGGCCATAATACTTGATAATGTGGAAGATGCGGCTATTAATGGTTTAAGTATCCAGGGTACTGAAGCAGATGCGGCCATCAGATGTATCAATTCTAAAGATATTCTTATTACGGCTGCCAGGTTATTAAGTCCTGCAAATAAATTCCTTCTAACAACTGGAGATCAATGCCGCAATATAAAAGTAGAAGGAGGAGATCTGTCAAAAGAAAAGGGCGCTTAG
- a CDS encoding Crp/Fnr family transcriptional regulator, with amino-acid sequence MKKDYSEENVHEFMFRVLEYFGSLSEELKSAIIDMTDIKRFRKNEVMAGLGTVCANCYFSYSGYVKGYKMVDDKQLVQWFMGPGKIIIRPESFHTQALSNGWIKAIEKVIAVELTYGNFTWLVDKFPEFKTINDKAVLYYYTLAEEREEMKGKNPEVNLEKLIRDNPGILEIASEEDIASYLGIDRKTLFRIKKMR; translated from the coding sequence ATGAAGAAAGATTATAGTGAAGAGAATGTGCATGAATTCATGTTCAGGGTACTTGAATATTTTGGGTCATTAAGTGAAGAATTGAAGTCGGCTATCATAGATATGACAGACATCAAACGTTTCAGGAAGAATGAAGTGATGGCAGGATTGGGGACTGTTTGTGCAAATTGTTATTTTTCTTATTCAGGTTATGTAAAGGGATATAAAATGGTTGATGATAAACAGCTAGTGCAATGGTTTATGGGGCCAGGGAAAATAATTATCCGCCCTGAAAGTTTTCATACGCAAGCGCTTAGCAATGGTTGGATCAAAGCGATTGAAAAAGTTATTGCTGTTGAATTGACCTATGGAAATTTTACCTGGCTCGTAGACAAGTTTCCGGAGTTTAAAACGATCAATGACAAGGCTGTATTGTATTATTATACGCTGGCTGAGGAACGTGAGGAAATGAAAGGAAAAAACCCGGAAGTGAACTTGGAAAAATTGATCCGGGATAATCCTGGCATTCTTGAAATAGCGAGTGAAGAAGATATCGCTTCTTACCTGGGTATTGATCGGAAAACGCTTTTCAGGATCAAAAAAATGCGCTGA
- a CDS encoding YdeI/OmpD-associated family protein, translated as MIKFTAILKKLGQQGEKTGWTIIEVPFAIANKIKPDTKKSYRVKGFLDSYPIEQVALVPMGEGDFIIAVNATMRKGIGKRQGASVKVQLEEDKAGYIMNADFMACMEDDPKAMAFFKTLSPGHQRYFSKWIDSAKTEETKAKRIAQTINALLRNMGYPEMIRALKAEKDKY; from the coding sequence ATGATCAAATTCACCGCCATACTGAAAAAACTGGGCCAGCAGGGGGAAAAGACCGGCTGGACGATCATCGAAGTACCTTTCGCCATCGCCAACAAGATCAAGCCGGATACTAAAAAGTCCTACCGTGTAAAAGGCTTCCTGGATAGCTACCCTATTGAACAGGTGGCACTGGTACCTATGGGCGAAGGGGATTTTATTATCGCCGTAAACGCCACTATGCGCAAAGGCATTGGCAAACGCCAGGGCGCCTCCGTTAAAGTGCAGTTGGAAGAAGACAAGGCCGGGTATATCATGAATGCGGATTTCATGGCCTGTATGGAAGACGATCCTAAAGCTATGGCCTTCTTCAAAACCCTCTCTCCGGGTCACCAGCGTTATTTCTCCAAATGGATAGACAGTGCCAAAACGGAAGAAACAAAGGCCAAACGGATCGCCCAAACCATCAACGCCCTGCTCAGGAACATGGGTTATCCTGAAATGATCCGTGCGCTCAAAGCGGAGAAAGACAAGTATTAA
- a CDS encoding acyltransferase family protein: MSISTQKAVHLSGLNGFRALAATGVVISHIIISAITEFGLNPHILGTEPNGEAKGLQLAAYGVTIFFVLSGFLITFLLLKEKELQPVNIKHFYVRRILRIWPLYYLYLVICLIVMFALAMPRDWTSLSFYIFMVANVPLIVKGINIPLLLGHYWSLGVEEQFYAFWPWIARQENSRLLKWAVGLTGGLILLKMVFWLMSIKWGIDTPYVALSITRFQCMMIGAVGAIFFYMNNGRLITLATNLFTQIACWGVILFIIANRFHIASVLDHEIVSVVTLFLIIAQVTRKNRIINLDNPLCNFLGKISFGIYVYHMLVIFAVTKVLALLPVENSWKYVLLTVLVMGGSVLVAYVSYQFFEKRFLLLKHNYSAVNSSDTAEKTPEVVVSK; the protein is encoded by the coding sequence ATGTCAATTTCTACGCAAAAAGCCGTTCACCTCTCCGGCCTGAACGGTTTCCGGGCCTTAGCGGCTACGGGTGTGGTGATCTCCCACATCATCATCAGCGCTATTACTGAATTTGGATTGAACCCCCACATACTTGGTACGGAACCTAACGGAGAAGCCAAGGGTCTGCAATTGGCGGCCTATGGGGTGACCATTTTCTTTGTACTGAGCGGGTTCCTCATTACTTTCCTGCTGCTGAAGGAAAAGGAACTGCAGCCGGTGAATATCAAACATTTTTATGTGCGAAGGATCCTGCGGATCTGGCCCTTATATTACTTATACCTGGTGATCTGCCTGATCGTGATGTTTGCCCTGGCGATGCCCAGGGATTGGACTTCCCTGTCGTTCTACATCTTTATGGTGGCGAATGTTCCCCTGATCGTGAAAGGGATTAATATTCCTTTGCTGCTTGGGCACTACTGGAGCCTGGGCGTGGAAGAGCAGTTCTATGCTTTCTGGCCCTGGATCGCCAGACAGGAGAACTCCCGGTTGCTGAAATGGGCGGTGGGCTTAACTGGTGGGCTGATCCTGCTGAAAATGGTGTTCTGGTTGATGTCGATCAAATGGGGGATCGATACACCTTATGTTGCTTTGTCTATCACCCGGTTTCAATGTATGATGATCGGGGCGGTGGGGGCTATCTTCTTTTATATGAATAACGGGCGGCTCATTACCCTGGCCACTAACCTGTTCACGCAGATCGCCTGCTGGGGTGTAATACTCTTCATTATTGCGAACAGGTTCCATATTGCTTCTGTGCTGGACCATGAGATTGTGAGCGTGGTGACACTTTTTCTCATTATTGCACAGGTGACCCGTAAGAACAGGATCATCAACCTGGATAATCCGCTTTGTAATTTCCTGGGGAAGATCTCCTTCGGGATCTATGTGTACCATATGCTGGTGATCTTTGCGGTGACGAAGGTGTTGGCGTTGCTGCCTGTTGAGAATAGCTGGAAGTATGTATTGCTGACGGTGCTGGTAATGGGCGGGAGTGTGCTTGTGGCGTATGTTTCCTATCAATTCTTTGAAAAACGGTTCCTGCTGCTGAAGCATAATTACAGTGCAGTGAATAGTTCCGACACGGCGGAAAAAACGCCGGAGGTGGTAGTAAGTAAATGA
- a CDS encoding cyclic nucleotide-binding domain-containing protein, with product MKNFDQEEAYPTLFKTFREILPVPLMLVQDFTQRSVAIEFKKNDVITDGGQLSEYSYFIISGLVMCYTAREGTNLVRWIRSENDYAYSMDIFRLRLGYDPNLVGNILIALEDTLVIRIRHEDISWLQDNSVEMGIIVNNFMLGHSTLEQQIPVLYALAPLERYKEMQGKVSFELGRVPDIYLASYLNLTLTELKNVREKIA from the coding sequence ATGAAAAACTTTGACCAAGAGGAGGCGTATCCTACATTGTTCAAAACCTTTCGTGAAATTCTACCCGTGCCCCTGATGCTTGTGCAGGACTTCACGCAACGATCCGTAGCTATTGAATTCAAAAAGAATGATGTGATCACTGACGGAGGACAGTTATCCGAATATAGCTATTTCATAATTAGCGGATTGGTGATGTGTTATACCGCGCGTGAAGGCACTAACCTGGTCAGATGGATCAGAAGTGAAAATGATTATGCTTATAGCATGGACATATTCAGATTGAGGTTGGGCTATGATCCCAATCTTGTCGGCAATATCCTTATTGCATTGGAGGATACACTGGTTATCCGGATCAGGCATGAAGATATTAGCTGGCTGCAGGATAATAGTGTAGAAATGGGGATCATTGTAAATAACTTCATGTTGGGCCATTCTACGCTGGAACAGCAGATTCCGGTGTTATATGCGTTGGCACCTTTGGAGAGGTATAAGGAGATGCAGGGGAAGGTGTCTTTTGAACTGGGGAGAGTGCCTGATATATACCTTGCATCTTATTTGAACCTTACGTTGACAGAGTTGAAGAACGTTAGGGAGAAGATAGCCTGA
- a CDS encoding cyclic nucleotide-binding domain-containing protein has protein sequence MENMNQEAIYSQLREALCKDKPVADADWNVFIEITRIDQFEENEVIVEPGQLSTHSYFVIKGLLMCYRPLGSKNAILWFRAENEYAFTVDKLNLGKASRVNEERLVALEDSIVVSIRHEDLAELQISNQRVLDMMHDLFMKTLFTFDNLSKRTMNDPEHDYEWVQQHVTFDLNRVPLSYLSTYLCTSAKRVVEIYIERSRKNS, from the coding sequence ATGGAAAACATGAATCAGGAAGCCATTTATTCCCAGTTGCGCGAAGCTTTATGCAAAGACAAACCAGTTGCTGATGCTGATTGGAATGTATTCATTGAGATCACCAGGATCGATCAGTTTGAAGAGAACGAAGTGATCGTTGAACCCGGCCAATTATCCACCCACTCTTACTTTGTTATTAAGGGTTTGCTGATGTGTTATCGGCCTTTGGGATCAAAGAACGCTATTTTATGGTTTCGTGCAGAGAATGAATATGCCTTTACAGTTGATAAGCTGAACTTAGGGAAGGCATCAAGAGTTAATGAAGAGCGGCTCGTTGCGCTGGAAGATTCAATAGTAGTTAGTATTCGGCATGAAGACCTGGCGGAATTACAAATTAGCAATCAGAGAGTTTTGGATATGATGCACGACTTATTTATGAAAACGCTCTTTACGTTTGATAACCTGAGTAAACGTACCATGAATGATCCGGAGCATGATTATGAATGGGTGCAGCAACATGTCACTTTTGACCTTAACAGAGTTCCCCTTTCTTATCTATCTACCTATCTTTGCACAAGCGCCAAAAGAGTGGTAGAAATATATATTGAGCGATCCAGGAAGAATTCTTAG
- a CDS encoding RNA polymerase sigma factor yields the protein MRPMYKANEDYNTVFKEIYKKYYKDLFLIAVKFLRDEEDAKDAVQESFVALLRKPERLPEIEDLRFYLFTVLRNQCLSVLKKRKTAAAKEEDFLYYQNTDSVALELDIYGALDDEESKYTVEWFFSFLTPQRKRVVELVYLEERTYVEAATILGIKKESIKTHLRLAKIKLKGHRAKLITGLLIFVNCFSPFTL from the coding sequence ATGAGACCGATGTACAAAGCAAATGAAGATTATAATACTGTTTTTAAGGAAATATATAAGAAGTATTACAAAGACCTCTTCCTTATTGCTGTCAAATTTTTAAGAGACGAAGAAGATGCAAAAGATGCAGTGCAGGAATCCTTCGTTGCTTTATTACGAAAACCAGAAAGATTGCCTGAGATAGAAGATCTTCGGTTTTACTTGTTCACAGTTCTTCGAAATCAATGTCTGTCTGTATTGAAGAAAAGGAAAACAGCTGCGGCTAAGGAGGAAGACTTTCTTTATTATCAGAATACCGATAGTGTGGCACTGGAACTGGATATTTATGGAGCGCTTGATGATGAGGAAAGTAAGTATACAGTTGAATGGTTCTTTTCTTTCCTGACCCCTCAACGGAAAAGAGTAGTCGAACTGGTTTACCTGGAAGAAAGAACATACGTAGAGGCTGCTACTATTCTAGGTATTAAAAAGGAATCAATCAAAACACATCTGCGATTAGCAAAAATAAAATTAAAAGGACACCGGGCCAAATTGATAACCGGGCTACTGATATTCGTCAACTGTTTTAGTCCTTTTACATTATAA